From a region of the Eretmochelys imbricata isolate rEreImb1 chromosome 6, rEreImb1.hap1, whole genome shotgun sequence genome:
- the TMX1 gene encoding thioredoxin-related transmembrane protein 1: MAASVRRCAVAWLVPAAGLLALLAGPGALGKRSEVKALTDGTWRELLQGEWMIEFYAPWCPACQNLQPEWEKFAEWGEDLEVNIAKVDVTEQPGLSGRFVITALPTIYHCKDGEFRRYQGQRTKNDFINFISDQEWKSVEPVSSWFGPCSVLMSSMSALFQLSMWIRHCHNYFTENVGIPVWGSYAIFALATLFSGLILGLIMVFLADCLCPSKRHRPQQHHYQKKLAPESARLLKKLDEEQEADEEDLSDDEAEDKEVADRNSSTNAVRQRPVNLAAATDKS, from the exons ATGGCGGCCTCCGTGCGGCGCTGCGCCGTGGCCTGGCTCGTCCCCGCGGCGGGGCTGCTGGCGCTGCTGGCCGGCCCGGGGGCGCTGGGGAAGCGGAGCGAAGTGAAGGCGCTGACGGACGGGACGTggcgggagctgctgcagggcgaGTGGATGATTGAATT TTATGCTCCCTGGTGTCCTGCGTGTCAAAACCTTCAGCCTGAATGGGAAAAGTTTGCTGAATGGGGGGAAGATCTTGAAGTTAACATTGCAAAAGTGGATGTCACAGAACAGCCAG GTCTGAGTGGCCGATTTGTCATAACAGCACTTCCCACTATCTATCA TTGTAAAGATGGAGAGTTTAGAAGGTACCAGGGCCAGAGAACTAAAAACGACTTCATAAATTTCATCAGTGACCAAGAATGGAAGTCTGTTGAACCAGTTTCTTCTTGGTTTGGTCCTTGCTCTGTCCT GATGAGCAGTATGTCTGCTTTGTTTCAGTTGTCCATGTGGATCAGG CATTGCCACaattattttacagaaaatgttgGTATACCAGTTTGGGGATCATATGCTATTTTTGCATTGGCAACTCTGTTTTCAGGACTGATACTTGGACTT ATCATGGTATTTTTGGCAGACTGTCTCTGTCCATCCAAAAGGCATAGACCACAGCAGCACCACTATCAAA AAAAATTAGCACCAGAATCAGCCCGGCTCTTGAAAAAACTGGATGAAGAACAAGAAGCAGATGAGGAGGATCTTTCAGATGATGAAGCAGAGGATAAAGAGGTGGCAGACAGAAACTCTTCAACAAATGCTGTAAGACAGCGTCCTGTGAACCTTGCTGCTGCCACAGATAAATCATAG